Proteins from a single region of Antechinus flavipes isolate AdamAnt ecotype Samford, QLD, Australia chromosome 2, AdamAnt_v2, whole genome shotgun sequence:
- the LOC127551006 gene encoding ribonuclease 8-like has translation MAPALAGSCPLLLLFLGLWEVPASAKPQNLTYAQWFQVQHVQPSPLQCNRAMGRINYYTLRCKPLNTFLHDSFPNVAIACGSPSMTCKNGQGNCHQSPGTVPITQCDLTSGKYPNCRYRDASLDRAFVVACDPPEDGDPPEYQLVPVHLDGTVSP, from the coding sequence ATGGCACCAGCTCTGGCAGGCTCATGCCCCCTCTTGCTTCTTTTTCTGGGGCTATGGGAGGTCCCAGCCAGCGCAAAGCCTCAGAACCTGACCTATGCCCAGTGGTTTCAAGTCCAGCATGTGCAGCCCAGTCCTCTCCAATGCAACAGGGCCATGGGCAGGATTAACTATTACACCCTGCGCTGCAAGCCCCTTAACACCTTCCTCCACGACTCTTTCCCAAATGTGGCCATTGCCTGTGGATCCCCCAGCATGACCTGTAAGAATGGCCAGGGGAACTGTCATCAGAGCCCTGGCACAGTTCCCATTACCCAATGTGACCTCACCTCTGGGAAATACCCCAACTGCCGCTATCGCGACGCCTCCCTTGATAGAGCCTTCGTTGTGGCCTGTGATCCCCCTGAAGATGGCGATCCCCCTGAATATCAGCTGGTTCCTGTGCACCTGGATGGCACCGTTAGCCCCTGA
- the RNASE13 gene encoding probable inactive ribonuclease-like protein 13, with protein sequence MVLARTLVLQLLLVPALTFLSFSSSKVRNFRILHVDFPKITFAKGFHGYCNGLMSVVRGYSYDKHCPWIHYVLHAPWNQISKNCKNPDSFCEDFSEYCTISQDAFFLTTCTRRVISEPPTTCQYNETTSTQRVYLLCNKKFNGEPIYIVGLLEK encoded by the coding sequence ATGGTTCTGGCCAGGACTCTAGTTCTCCAGCTACTCCTGGTACCAGCTCTGaccttcctctccttctcatCCTCCAAAGTCAGAAATTTCCGTATTCTGCACGTTGACTTTCCCAAGATTACATTTGCAAAGGGGTTCCACGGCTACTGCAATGGTCTGATGTCCGTTGTTCGAGGATACAGTTATGATAAGCACTGCCCCTGGATCCACTACGTGCTGCATGCGCCTTGGAACCAAATAAGTAAAAACTGCAAGAACCCTGACAGCTTCTGCGAGGACTTCAGCGAGTACTGCACTATCAGCCAAGATGCCTTTTTTCTTACCACCTGTACCCGACGAGTGATCTCGGAGCCGCCCACCACCTGCCAGTACAATGAAACCACTTCCACTCAACGGGTCTACCTACTTTGCAACAAAAAATTTAATGGGGAACCCATATATATCGTTGGTCTCCTCGAGAAGTAG
- the TPPP2 gene encoding tubulin polymerization-promoting protein family member 2, whose amino-acid sequence MESEAEKTFHLFAAFGDSSSSGSNLNNQNFVKLCKDCGIIDGKAITPTDVDIVFSKVKEKNVRTIDWGRFQTAIKELGQKKFHGKSPEEALQSMFALMRNKGPIASGVTKAVTVGGVDRLTDPSKYTGSHKDRFDEAGKGKGKAGREDINTGYVSGYKGAGTYDKKKK is encoded by the exons ATGGAATCCGAAGCGGAGAAAACCTTTCACCTCTTTGCCGCCTTTGGGGATTCTTCCTCCAGTGGCAGTAACCTCAACAACCAGAACTTTGTCAAGCTGTGTAAGGACTGCGGCATCATAGATGGCAAGGCAATCACCCCCACTGATGTGGATATTGTGTTCAGCAAAGTCAA GGAGAAGAATGTCCGAACCATCGATTGGGGTCGGTTCCAGACAGCGATTAAGGAGCTGGgtcaaaaaaaattccatggaaaaAGCCCAGAAGAGGCATTGCAGAGTATGTTTGCCCTCATGAGGAACAAGGGTCCAATTGCTTCAGGAGTGACT AAAGCAGTGACAGTGGGAGGCGTGGATCGTTTGACAGACCCCAGCAAGTATACAGGCTCCCACAAGGATCGTTTTGATGAAGCTGGTAAAGGGAAGGGTAAAGCAGGGCGGGAGGACATCAACACTGGCTACGTGAGTGGTTACAAAGGTGCTGGCACCTatgacaagaagaaaaaatag